The Odocoileus virginianus isolate 20LAN1187 ecotype Illinois chromosome 12, Ovbor_1.2, whole genome shotgun sequence genome has a segment encoding these proteins:
- the PGRMC2 gene encoding membrane-associated progesterone receptor component 2 has translation MAAGDGDVNLGTLGSGSESSSDGSSESPGGAGAAAEGGGWSATALALLTGGGEMLLNVALVALVLLGAYRLWVRWGRRGLGAGAGAGEESPAASLPRMKKRDFSLEQLRQYDGSRNPRILLAVNGKVFDVTKGSKFYGPAGPYGIFAGRDASRGLATFCLDKDALKDEYDDLSDLNAVQMESVREWEMQFKEKYDYVGRLLKPGEEPSEYTDEEDTKDHNKQD, from the exons ATGGCGGCGGGTGATGGGGACGTGAATTTAGGCACCCTGGGGAGTGGCAGCGAGAGCAGCAGCGACGGTAGCAGCGAGAGCCCGGGCGGCGCGGGAGCGGCAGCAGAAGGGGGCGGCTGGTCGGCAACGGCGTTGGCGCTTTTGACGGGGGGCGGGGAGATGCTGCTGAACGTGGCGCTGGTGGCGCTGGTGCTGCTGGGGGCCTACCGGCTGTGGGTGCGCTGGGGGCGGCGGGGTCTGGGCGCCGGGGCCGGAGCGGGCGAAGAGAGCCCCGCTGCCTCTTTGCCTCGTATGAAGAAGCGGGACTTCAGCTTGGAGCAGCTGCGCCAGTACGACGGGTCTCGCAACCCGCGCATCCTGCTTGCGGTCAATGGGAAAGTCTTCGACGTGACCAAAGGCAGCAAGTTCTACGGCCCGG cggGTCCATATGGAATATTTGCTGGTAGGGATGCCTCCAGAGGACTGGCAACATTTTGCCTAGATAAAGATGCACTTAAGGATGAATATGATGATCTCTCAGATTTGAATGCTGTACAAATGGAGAGTGTTCGAGAATGGGAAATGCAGTTTAAAG AAAAATATGATTATGTAGGCAGACTCCTAAAACCAGGGGAAGAACCATCAGAATATACAGATGAAGAAGATACcaaggatcacaataaacaggaTTGA